The Nitrosomonadales bacterium nucleotide sequence TCGCTCAGCACTCCCTCGATTTGCAAATCGTCCAGCGGAAATTTCCGGAGTTGCGGCAACATCCAGCCGCGTGCCTGCATCAACAGCGAAAAGCGTCTTTCCGGAAGCGGTTGCAGTACAAGCATCGCCTTTTGTTCGTCCATCGCGAACCAGACGCGCTCCAGTTGTCCGTTCTGCTCGAATTCGAGCTTCCCCTCCAGCGGCCCAATCGTCAGCTCCGGCGTGACCAGCAGGCTCATGCCGGACAATTGCAACTCGCGCACGGTCACGACTTGCGCAGCATCAGACTGGTTGCTGAACCCTTCCACCAGCTGGCGAACCTGCGCCAGATGTGCCGTACCCTCTTTTACCGCAATGCGCCGCAGTACCACCTTGCCTTCCAGCAGGCCGCGCATATCCAGTTCCACCTCGACCGACTGTGCGGCAATCCCTTCCCGTTCGCCCAGGCGCACCCCCTGCAACTCCAGATGCGGCAAAGGCAGCGCCGCAACGCGCGCATGCCGGATGCTGACCGGCGTATGCAATTGTTCGCCCAGACTCCGCTCGATCTGCGGCACGTAAGCGTCCAGCGGAATCAGGTAAACCGCCACTCCTGCCAGTATCAGCAGGACAAACAATGCAATGATCGAACGCTTCAGCAACTTCATAAAAGACCCAATTTGAGGTTGACCGGACGGGTCAATATCACTATCATGCGCACCTCTCAATTCCCTGATAGCTCAGTCGGTAGAGCGACGGACTGTTAATCCGCAGGTCCCTGGTTCGAGTCCAGGTCGGGGAGCCAGGATATCCAAGGGCTAGCGTTCAACCGCTGGCCCTTTTTCTTTCCCGGACGTAACAACACAATCCCCATGGATCTCAGCGCACATGTTCAGCGCAAAAGTCGGAGATTCTCGCCAGCAGCCGTTCCAGCGCACGGTTGGCAGCAAGTACACCGCCGTAAGCATCCTCGCTCACACAGTCCTCGACCTCGTCGAATTCAGCCGTGGCAATGACGCGCCGATCGCCGATGTCCACCAGTTGCGCACCGAGCGTGAAGCGCACCTTGCTCGGTTGTGTACCAAAGTCCTGTTGCAGGCGGATGAGTTCGGTATCCAGTCGCAGCGAGGCCGATGCGCCTGAAGGCGACGACACGACCGCGCGGAATGTTCCGGAACGTCCCAGTGCCTGAACCAGCAGAGGTGCAAGCATGCGTGCCGGCGCATCCGCCCAGCGGTTGCTCGAATAGACCTCGAGCCCGTGCGTCCGTCGCACCCATACCATCCGGGCTGTATCAAAACCGGCACGCGCCTTGGGTGCGGCGACCTCAAGCACAATGTCGCGCTTGGGCGAAGACACGGAACGCGGCAGGTCGGCAAGCGCTGGAATATCGAGCAGATAGATGCTTGCAGGGGGCGGCGGAGGGGGCAATAGCGATGAACAGCCGGCAAGCAGCGCCAGCATCGTTGCGGTCGGGATCATCGCTGCAAAACGTGTGTACCAGGCCATATCATCCGGTTTCATTTATCGGCTCCATTCTGGTGTCATTCACCCGGTCCCGGCGGTATGCCGGGCTGCCCCTGCAACAGCATGCCGGGATTGCGTTCGAGTTCCTCGCTGAAACGGCGCAATGATGCAGTCAGCTCGCGCAGTTCGGCGATCGCCTGACGCGCTTCCGGCAAGGCTTCGGCGCGCACGCTTTCGGCAGTGTTCGCGGTACTGGCCCCGGCACGTTCGACCTCTTTGGCCATCCGGTCGAATGCATCGGCACTGTGCTGGAGGCGGCGCAGCAGTTGCGGCAATTCTGCATTCGCAAGCGTATTCGACAACCGCTCCAGATTGGCCAGCGTATGGCGCAGCGCGACACGGTTCTGTTCGTCCAGCAGCGCATTGACGTTTTCGCTGCTGCGGTTGAGATTGCCGAGCAGTGTGGTCACCGCGCTATCCAGGCGCATCATCAGCGACGGTCCGGTGCTGATCACCGGATATTTTCTGTCCGGCCCCGGCTTCAGCGAAAGCGAATCGCGGCTGCCGCCGACAAGATTGATATGGGCGATCCCGGTAAGTCCCTGCACCTGCAGCATGGCCACGGTATCCACTTTCACCGGTGTACCGCGTTCGATATCCAGCGTGAGTTGCACCTGTTCGATATTGTCCGGCGCAAGCGCGATGTGGCGTACCCTGCCGACCTGCACGCCGCGATAGCGCACCGGTGAATCCAGGTTCAGCCCCGATACCGATTCGCTCATGTAAACCAGATAGGTATCGTAGGTTTTGCCGTAGGACTCGCTGCTGGAGAGCCACAGCACGCTGCCGATCAATGCGGCGCCGAGCAGCAGCACGAACACCCCGACCGCCGCGAAACTCACTTTCGATTCCATGCCTGCTCCATTGCCCCGCGACCGCGCGGGCCGTAAAAATATTCCCGTATCATCGCATCCTCCGAGCGCGCCAGTTGCTGCATCGAACCCTCGCCGAGAATGTGCCCGTCCCCCAGTACCGCGACGCGATCCGCCGCGCGCCACAACAGGTCAAGGTCATGCGTGACCATCATGATGGTGAGTCCGAGCGCATCACGCAGATGACGTACCAGTTCGTCGATGCCGCAGGCACTCAACGGGTCAAGGCCGGCTGTCGGTTCGTCCAGGAACAGCAGTTCCGGATCCAGTGCCAGCGCCCGCGCCAGTGCCGCGCGCTTGCGCATGCCGCCGGAAAGTTCGCTCGGATATTTTGCACCGGCATCGGCCGGAAGTCCGGCGAGCGCGATCTTCAGGGCGGCAATCTCGTTGGCCAGCACCGCGCCGAGCCTGGTATGTTCCCGGATCACCATGGCGACATTCTCCGTCACGGTGATCGAACTGAACAGTGCGCCGCGCTCGAACATCATTCCCCAGCGCCGTCTCAGCGGCAACGCCTGTTCATCGGACAATCCGATCACTTCCTGCCCGAACACACGGATCGAACCCGATACCGGTTGCTGCAGCATGATGATCTCGCGCAGCATGGTGGATTTTCCGCAACCGCTGCCGCCGACCAGCGCGAATATTTCGCCGCGGTGCACCGAAAGGCTCACGTTCCGATGCACCACCGCATCGCCGAAGCATGTGTTCAGGCCGCGTATCTCGATGACATCCGCATCCGGGCCCGGTTGCTCCGCGTAGCTCACCACGTTATCCACTGCGGCACTCATAGTTTCAGCCAGCTGAAGATGATGGAAAACAGCGCATCCACCAGGATCACCAGGAAGATCGACTGCACCACGCTGACCGTGGTCCGGTGTCCGACGCTTTCTGCGCTACCGCTTACCTGGAACCCTTGATAGCAGCCGACCAGTGCGATGATCATCGCGAATACCGGGGCCTTGCCGACGCCGATGAGGAAAGATTTCAGGCTGATCGCCTCATTGAGACGCTCGATGAAGGTGGTGAAACCCACATCGAGTTGGGCACGCGCCATGACCATGCCGCCGAATATGCCCATGATGTCGGTATAAACGGTGAGCAGCGGCAATGCGATCACCAGTGCGAGTACCTTGGGCAATACCAGCAGGTCGAACGGCCCGATGCCGATGGTACGCAGCGCATCGATCTCTTCGGTCACCTTCATGGTGCCGATCTGCGCCGCATAGGCCGAACCGGAACGACCGGCGATGATGATGGCGGTGATCAGCGGCGACAGTTCGCGCACCATCGAAAGGCCGACCAGGTCGGCAATATAGATATTGGCCCCGACGCGGCGCAGTTGTTCCGCGCCCTGATAGGCGATGACGATGCCGAGCAGGAAAGAGAGCAGGCCGGTGATAGGCAATGCCGCAACACCGGTGTTCTGCAGGTTGTACAGGATGGATCGCCAGCGGATGCGGCGCGGCTGCATCAGGGCACGCAGCAGCGCGATCGTACTTTCGCCGAGGAAGGACAACAGCCCGAAGGCGCCGAGCACCCCCTGCCAGGCATTGCTGCCGAAACGCGTCAGCGCACCGATCGCAGGCGAGGTTGCGCTACCGGTCTGTATGGTGCGCGCGGCGATCAGGCGAAGCAGTGCCTCGAATTCCGGTTTCAGCCCGATGAAGATCACGGTGTACCCGCCAAGTTCCAGATCGCGCCGGATGCGACACAGCAGCCATGCGCCCGATGTGTCCAGTGCGCTGATGGCGTGCGCATCGATCCGCACCTCGCCTTCGCCCACCGCCAGATCCTCCAGACAGGCCTTGATGCGGATTTCGGTCCGTGCTGCCGAACGCAACAACCACGCGCCCGTGCAGTGCAGTTCGCGCGATGTCGCGCCGGGACGGATATCTGCGGCTGTCTGAGTTGCGGTGGAACGCGACGTGACCGATACGTTCATCGTTCTGTTCTGGTTGAGATAGCGGGTTGAATTGCGGCGTTGCGCCACATGGCAAACGACACGACCGTTTCCATTCATGCCATGTATCGCCACGAATGCTATGTCGCACTGTACCGGCTGTCAATTGAATACGCGTCGCAGTTCAGCCTTCAAAATGAAACGGCATCCGGCTTTGCAACCGGATGCCGCGCCGATGGAGTGCGAAGCGTTATTTCACGACCGAATCGATTACGATGTCCAGTCCATTTTTGCCCGGTTTGACTACTCCAGCCGTGCCTTCCAGATCGCCCGGCTGCGACATCGGACTGCCCGATTTGGAAACACGCGCCATAACGACGACCTGCTCGTAACCGGACAGCTTCATCTGCGGTTGCATGGCCAGGCTGTCGTCGAGCACAAAGTCCATCGGCAGATCCCTGACCTGCTTGCGGATCACGGCAAGCGGCATCCTCGGGCCTTCGGCCGCGCGCGCCAGGATGAACACGAAATCGTCCGGTGAAACTTTGCCGATTAGCGCCGGGCTCAGCGATACCTTGCCGGTGATCGCCATGGCCGGATCAGCCGCCGGCTTCGCGGGCGCATCGGGGGAAGACAGCTTGGCCAGCTTTTCCTTGCCGCCCTTCTGCATCGACAGGAATAGCCGCGCCTGGTCGATGCCGCCATGGATCATCTGTATCTCGGGATAATCGGGCGGCAGCAGGCTGACCAGCTTTTGCCAGTGGGTGATCGCCGCAACGTAATCACCGCGCTCCATCCCGGCCGACCCGGACAATGCCAACGCCGTTGGATTTTCCGGATCCAGCTCAAGCGCCTTGTCGAGAAATTTGGTCGGTTCACCCAGCAAGGACTGGTTGTTGTTCATCGCCATCGCATCGGCGTAACTCGTCCATATCTGCGACTCGTTCGGCACCAGTTTGACCAGTTCGCCATAGGCGCGCACCGCATCGGCATAGCGCTGCAATTCGACGTAGGAACGCGCCAGCGTCACCCAGCCATCCGGGTTCTCCGGTATCTTCACCAGCCTGGCTTCCAGTTCCTGCAGCGCCGTTTCCGAACGAAGCAGGCCGAACCCGTCCGCACTTTCGGTCTGTTGCGGTTCCGGCTGCAGCGCGCGGCTGTTGCCGATCTGCAAATAGAGCAACACGCTGCCCAGCGAAACCACCACCGACAGGACGACAGCCAGTATCCTTGCGGGACTGCGAACCTGCGTTGCGGGTGCTTCCGTTGTCCTGACCTCTTCCAGCAGACGCACCTGTAATTCGCGTTTCCCTTGCTCGAAAGCATCCGGGGTCAACAGGCGATTCTGCAAGTCCCTCTCGAGTTCCGCCGACTGGTCGCGCAGGATCTCGAGATTGGCTGCATCGCGCAGCACATCGTTGTTCACGGCCGATTTGCGCAACAGCGGCCACACCACGAACGGCAATGCCGCAGCCAGTATCGCCGCACAGATTATCCAGAATAAGGTCATGCTTGGGAGTCTTTCGCCTGAGTTGGTGAGGCAGTTGTCTGTTTTTCCGCCGGGGCTTCGTCCAGTAATTCTGCGGCACGCTGTTCGTCTTGTGCAGACAACTCGGCTTCCGCAACCAGCCCCCGGCGTTTACGCAATTGATGGATCAGGACTGCGCTGCCCGCCAGCAACAGGACGAACGGGGCCGACCACAAGGGAATGGTTTCCTTGTCGACCGGCGGATCGAACAGCACCGACTTGCCGAAGCGCTCGACCAGCATATCCAGGATTTCCTGGTCGGTCGCGCCGGCCTTCATCTTTTCGCGCATGATGGCGCGCACGTCGTTCGACCAGTCGGCATGCGAGGTGGATACTGGTTCGCTCTGGCAGACCAGGCAGCGCACCTTTTCCGCCAGTTTGATCATGCGGGCTTCCATAACGGGATCATCGGCGATGTCTTTCGCCTCACCGGCAAAAGACCAGGCCGGCAACAGGCATAACAGCACTATTGAAAGGTATTTCATTTGGCTTGCAACTCCGCGACGAGAGGCAGGATGGTTTCCTGCAGGTTTTGCGACGTGACAGCGCCGATCAGTTTGTAGCGGATGATGCCCTGCTTGTCGATGACATAGGTCTCGGGCACGCCGTATACGCCGTAATCGAAGCCAACCTTGCCATCCAGATCGACGATACTCAGGGTATAGGGATCGCCCGCCCTGCGCAGCACGGCCTTGCCGTCCTCAGGCTTGTCCTTGTAGTCCAGTCCGATGATGGGCACGATATTCCGG carries:
- a CDS encoding membrane integrity-associated transporter subunit PqiC, yielding MKPDDMAWYTRFAAMIPTATMLALLAGCSSLLPPPPPPASIYLLDIPALADLPRSVSSPKRDIVLEVAAPKARAGFDTARMVWVRRTHGLEVYSSNRWADAPARMLAPLLVQALGRSGTFRAVVSSPSGASASLRLDTELIRLQQDFGTQPSKVRFTLGAQLVDIGDRRVIATAEFDEVEDCVSEDAYGGVLAANRALERLLARISDFCAEHVR
- a CDS encoding MCE family protein, with product MESKVSFAAVGVFVLLLGAALIGSVLWLSSSESYGKTYDTYLVYMSESVSGLNLDSPVRYRGVQVGRVRHIALAPDNIEQVQLTLDIERGTPVKVDTVAMLQVQGLTGIAHINLVGGSRDSLSLKPGPDRKYPVISTGPSLMMRLDSAVTTLLGNLNRSSENVNALLDEQNRVALRHTLANLERLSNTLANAELPQLLRRLQHSADAFDRMAKEVERAGASTANTAESVRAEALPEARQAIAELRELTASLRRFSEELERNPGMLLQGQPGIPPGPGE
- a CDS encoding ATP-binding cassette domain-containing protein, producing MSAAVDNVVSYAEQPGPDADVIEIRGLNTCFGDAVVHRNVSLSVHRGEIFALVGGSGCGKSTMLREIIMLQQPVSGSIRVFGQEVIGLSDEQALPLRRRWGMMFERGALFSSITVTENVAMVIREHTRLGAVLANEIAALKIALAGLPADAGAKYPSELSGGMRKRAALARALALDPELLFLDEPTAGLDPLSACGIDELVRHLRDALGLTIMMVTHDLDLLWRAADRVAVLGDGHILGEGSMQQLARSEDAMIREYFYGPRGRGAMEQAWNRK
- a CDS encoding MlaE family lipid ABC transporter permease subunit encodes the protein MNVSVTSRSTATQTAADIRPGATSRELHCTGAWLLRSAARTEIRIKACLEDLAVGEGEVRIDAHAISALDTSGAWLLCRIRRDLELGGYTVIFIGLKPEFEALLRLIAARTIQTGSATSPAIGALTRFGSNAWQGVLGAFGLLSFLGESTIALLRALMQPRRIRWRSILYNLQNTGVAALPITGLLSFLLGIVIAYQGAEQLRRVGANIYIADLVGLSMVRELSPLITAIIIAGRSGSAYAAQIGTMKVTEEIDALRTIGIGPFDLLVLPKVLALVIALPLLTVYTDIMGIFGGMVMARAQLDVGFTTFIERLNEAISLKSFLIGVGKAPVFAMIIALVGCYQGFQVSGSAESVGHRTTVSVVQSIFLVILVDALFSIIFSWLKL
- the ccmI gene encoding c-type cytochrome biogenesis protein CcmI, giving the protein MTLFWIICAAILAAALPFVVWPLLRKSAVNNDVLRDAANLEILRDQSAELERDLQNRLLTPDAFEQGKRELQVRLLEEVRTTEAPATQVRSPARILAVVLSVVVSLGSVLLYLQIGNSRALQPEPQQTESADGFGLLRSETALQELEARLVKIPENPDGWVTLARSYVELQRYADAVRAYGELVKLVPNESQIWTSYADAMAMNNNQSLLGEPTKFLDKALELDPENPTALALSGSAGMERGDYVAAITHWQKLVSLLPPDYPEIQMIHGGIDQARLFLSMQKGGKEKLAKLSSPDAPAKPAADPAMAITGKVSLSPALIGKVSPDDFVFILARAAEGPRMPLAVIRKQVRDLPMDFVLDDSLAMQPQMKLSGYEQVVVMARVSKSGSPMSQPGDLEGTAGVVKPGKNGLDIVIDSVVK
- a CDS encoding cytochrome c-type biogenesis protein CcmH; this translates as MKYLSIVLLCLLPAWSFAGEAKDIADDPVMEARMIKLAEKVRCLVCQSEPVSTSHADWSNDVRAIMREKMKAGATDQEILDMLVERFGKSVLFDPPVDKETIPLWSAPFVLLLAGSAVLIHQLRKRRGLVAEAELSAQDEQRAAELLDEAPAEKQTTASPTQAKDSQA
- a CDS encoding DsbE family thiol:disulfide interchange protein, whose translation is MMRFILPLAIFLVVSVFLYMGLGRDTREVPSPLVGKSAPAFVLPMLHEPDKQFSPKEMQGKVWLLNVWASWCGACKDEHPLLMQLSRRNIVPIIGLDYKDKPEDGKAVLRRAGDPYTLSIVDLDGKVGFDYGVYGVPETYVIDKQGIIRYKLIGAVTSQNLQETILPLVAELQAK